CTTTTTCACTGGCAGTTCCTCTCTTGCCAAAAAGTCCACAACCCTGAAGCATAATGGACACAAAAAAGATGATAAAAACGGACAAAATTCTGAAATTCATTATTCTATACATGTTTTACATGAATTAAGTGATGTAAAATTTTGCTGATAATCACTCGTTTATAATCTCGAAATTTAAAGTAAAATCTCAGAATATAGCAAATTTGACAAGAAATTTCGAGAAAATTTTAAAACCTAAACCTTGGTGTCCTCTGAATTACTTTTTGAAATTCTCTGGTCACCGGCTTCAGGTTATAAGTCAACATGAACTCATGACTGGTCGGGGCCTTGGCTTCAAGTCCACCAAATACCAGGTCAAAAGCATACCCTAATCTTAGAGAATTGTCCCTTAGAATTCCATACCCAAACAGGAGTGATACTGATTCTTCTCCTCTGAAGGCAAGACCTCCACTGATTCTTTGGCCATGTGTGGCAATAACGCTCAGGTCATAGGAGAAATTATTTAATGAGACAGTTTTTATTAAAAAACTTGGCTCAAAAGTCCAAAGTGCAAAAGTCTTTATCCTGTATCCGGCCAATAAATAAGAATGGTTTTTCAATTGGTTGTCTATGGAACCATCACCAAAGTCAAATCCAGGTTCATTGAGATGCTTACTGCCTAAACCGATATAATAGTTACCCCTGTCGTATATGGCTCCTGCTCCAAAATTAAAATTCATTTGTGTTTCTCTACCCGAAGAAGGCACCCTTGGATCGGGGTTGACTACTACCAGCTCATCATATTTCAAGGTACTGGAGAAAATACCGCCGGAAAACCCTAAACTAAGAGCGCCCCTACCCAGCTTTTTATGGTAGGCGGCAGCCAAATTGATTTCTTGATTGTTACTCGGCCCAATGTTATCGTTTACAAATGTAAGCCCAAATCCCACATTGTATTGGTCAATCCGACCAGAAGCTGTCAATAATTGGGTAATGGGAGCCGGACCATTAGTACCTGTATAATTCAACCATTGTGTCCGATGTAAGGCAGAAAACTGATAGCCGGATTCTTTACCGGCAAATGCAGGATTGTAAAACAAACCATTGTACATATACTGGGTAAACTGGGCATCCTGCTGAGCCTTGGCTGAAAAAAGGAACCCAGTAGATAGAATAAAAATGGAATAGAACTTAATGTGGAGAAATTTCAGCTCTTTCATCGAGGATAAGAAATAAGGTTAGAAACTCTATTCTACACAATTAAACTGAATTTCTCCACAAAAGATTGAAAACAATCACAAATTATTTGCCTTTTTTATGTAAAGTTCCAATGCTCCGGTCATACTTGGTGCATTTGGCATTGGCGCTTCAATGTCTAGTATCAGCCCCTGATTCAAAACTTCTTTAGCCGTGGTTGGACCAAAAGCAGCAATCCTGGTATTGTTCTGCTCAAAATCTGGAAAGTTTTGCTTTAGGGATTTTATACCGGATGGGCTGAAAAAGGCGAGAATATCGTACTTGATATCTTTTAGGTCAGAAAGGTCTGCAGCAACTGTGTGGTAAATGATGGCTTCGGTATAAGAAATACCCATCTTATCCAAATATTCCGGAATGTCGTCTTTTCTTATATCGCTGCATGGAAAAAGATATTTCTCTGACTTGTGCTTTTTAAAATAGTCAAACAAATCAGAGGCGGTCTTTTGCCCCACAAACAATTTCCTCTTCCTGATCACCACATATTTCTGTAAGTAATGGGCAGTCTGTTCGGAAATACAGAAATATTTCATTTCTGCCGGCATTTCCACCTTAAGCTCTTTACAAATTGTAAAAAAATGATCAATGGCATTCCTACTCGTAAATATAATAGCAGTATGCTTAAGAATATCTATCTTCTGTTTTCTGAAATCTTTTACTGGAACTGGCTCAACTTGGATAAATGGCCTAAAATCAATCTTTAGGTTATATTTTTCAGCAAGTTGAAAATAAGGGGATTTTTCATCGGTGGGTCGAGGTTGAGAAACTAAGATACTTCTTACTGGATTAAGCCTGTCTTTTGCAGTTTTACTCATATTCTTAATCTTATCCTTTCAAGTTAATTCAGAAATCATCCCATTACCAATTTGGCTATTATTAAAAAAGGAATCAGTTCTGCGCTGCAAATGTAAGCAAATAAATGGTAATTTTTAAAGGGCACTCTGTTCACCATGATGAGAAACATGAAAAATACACCAAATAAATAAACCCAAAAAAAGCTCTTTAACGCAATTTGAAAGAAATTGACCAAAACTGAATGATTGTTGAAAAAGAAAAAAATACTTAAAATAAGCATACCCAAAACAGAAATGGAGATGATCCGGAGCAGGTAAAAGAAATGTGCAAAATCAAATTTGCTAAGGTCAAACAAATAGACCATTACCTTTAAAAACAAGAATTTGAAGACGGACAAGATTGCGAGTCCAATAGAAAGAAGAAACCAGATTAAAAATAGATTATTGATATCACTATTTCCTAAATCCAAAAAAACAGAGACCCCTGCAATGTGAACATAAAGCAATACCAAAAGGGAGATCCCCAGATTGACCATAAAAATATAGAATAATACATCTAAAGTAAAAAACTTCTGTATACTCCCTGATTCTGAAAAATCATCAGCAGAAATTACTGTTTGGGGCCTGATAATCAAATCCAATACATTCGGAAAAACAACTTTAAAAATAGATACCAAAAACAAAAGGATAATCGTAGCTAGGATAAAAAAATCATCAAAATCATCCACTTTTCTTTGTTCCCAATCAAAGACACTGGGTGAGGACTCAAGGATGTCCTGACTCCTTTCCCCAAAATATCCTTTCAGTACATGAAAACCTTCTAAAGAAGCGTCATCATTAAGTACTGCCACCTTAACTTTTGAAGGATCGGCTGGGACAAAAGTTTCCTTTAGCTGGCTCAGTGCCACAGTAATTACAGTATCTCTTTCCGCAAAAACCCAGAGTTTCCCTTCCAGAAATACGGTGGAGCCTTGCGGAATTTCAAAGAATAAACTGCTTGCTGGAAAATCCTGAAGATTCACTTC
This Cecembia calidifontis DNA region includes the following protein-coding sequences:
- a CDS encoding PorP/SprF family type IX secretion system membrane protein, whose translation is MKELKFLHIKFYSIFILSTGFLFSAKAQQDAQFTQYMYNGLFYNPAFAGKESGYQFSALHRTQWLNYTGTNGPAPITQLLTASGRIDQYNVGFGLTFVNDNIGPSNNQEINLAAAYHKKLGRGALSLGFSGGIFSSTLKYDELVVVNPDPRVPSSGRETQMNFNFGAGAIYDRGNYYIGLGSKHLNEPGFDFGDGSIDNQLKNHSYLLAGYRIKTFALWTFEPSFLIKTVSLNNFSYDLSVIATHGQRISGGLAFRGEESVSLLFGYGILRDNSLRLGYAFDLVFGGLEAKAPTSHEFMLTYNLKPVTREFQKVIQRTPRFRF
- a CDS encoding uroporphyrinogen-III synthase, coding for MSKTAKDRLNPVRSILVSQPRPTDEKSPYFQLAEKYNLKIDFRPFIQVEPVPVKDFRKQKIDILKHTAIIFTSRNAIDHFFTICKELKVEMPAEMKYFCISEQTAHYLQKYVVIRKRKLFVGQKTASDLFDYFKKHKSEKYLFPCSDIRKDDIPEYLDKMGISYTEAIIYHTVAADLSDLKDIKYDILAFFSPSGIKSLKQNFPDFEQNNTRIAAFGPTTAKEVLNQGLILDIEAPMPNAPSMTGALELYIKKANNL
- a CDS encoding DUF4271 domain-containing protein, translating into MPRLIFFLLMFSLNHVLQAQVLENYQSNILYTKNKSIFNKYHSAQLEVNLQDFPASSLFFEIPQGSTVFLEGKLWVFAERDTVITVALSQLKETFVPADPSKVKVAVLNDDASLEGFHVLKGYFGERSQDILESSPSVFDWEQRKVDDFDDFFILATIILLFLVSIFKVVFPNVLDLIIRPQTVISADDFSESGSIQKFFTLDVLFYIFMVNLGISLLVLLYVHIAGVSVFLDLGNSDINNLFLIWFLLSIGLAILSVFKFLFLKVMVYLFDLSKFDFAHFFYLLRIISISVLGMLILSIFFFFNNHSVLVNFFQIALKSFFWVYLFGVFFMFLIMVNRVPFKNYHLFAYICSAELIPFLIIAKLVMG